In the Primulina tabacum isolate GXHZ01 unplaced genomic scaffold, ASM2559414v2 Contig622, whole genome shotgun sequence genome, one interval contains:
- the LOC142534617 gene encoding LOB domain-containing protein 30-like, translating to MSTENIPSSSTAAGGGGSSGGGGGGGGGCGPCGACKFLRRKCVAGCIFAPYFDSEQGAAHFAAVHKVFGASNVSKLLHRIPVHKRLDSVITICYEAQARLRDPVFGCVAHIFALQQQVVILQAELSYLQAHLATLELPAPPPQPPPLLLPPALSISDLPTSSIASATYDLSSLFDPTMMNPWNSLQQQRQQIGLRQFSSAAIGSSPELPSSDFAAGGGGDLQEVAREFLNRHANPTITCRNHASTMPPQPR from the exons ATGAGTACAGAAAATATTCCTAGCAGTAGCACGGCAGCAGGGGGTGGAGGAAGCAGCGGAGGAGGGGGTGGAGGTGGCGGCGGCTGTGGACCTTGTGGAGCATGCAAGTTCTTGAGGAGGAAGTGCGTGGCAGGGTGCATATTTGCGCCATATTTCGACTCGGAGCAAGGGGCGGCTCATTTTGCGGCGGTGCACAAGGTGTTTGGCGCCAGTAATGTGTCGAAGCTACTGCATCGCATCCCGGTACACAAGCGGCTCGACTCGGTTATTACCATTTGTTACGAGGCTCAAGCCCGGCTCCGGGACCCTGTTTTTGGCTGTGTTGCTCATATCTTTGCTCTTCAACAACAG GTGGTGATCTTACAAGCGGAACTCTCCTACCTGCAAGCGCACCTAGCCACCCTCGAGCTCCCAGCTCCACCACCGCAGCCACCTCCGCTTCTCTTGCCTCCAGCTCTCTCTATATCGGACTTACCCACATCTTCAATAGCCTCTGCAACATACGACTTATCCTCGCTATTCGATCCAACGATGATGAACCCATGGAATTCCCTCCAACAGCAGCGGCAGCAGATCGGCCTACGTCAGTTTTCATCCGCCGCCATTGGATCATCTCCGGAGCTACCTTCATCTGACTTCGCCGCTGGAGGAGGCGGGGATCTTCAAGAAGTAGCTCGTGAGTTCCTTAATAGACATGCAAATCCGACAATAACTTGCAGAAACCATGCCTCAACTATGCCACCACAGCCcagataa